AGGGTCAGACTTTTCCCTTTCTAAAACTATTATACATACTTAACCTAATCAAGATCACTAATGCGAGGGTCACCAAATTTGTTTATAAAACGATTTGTTAATATATTAATTGTCTGAATGGAAACAATAGTTTCATCGGATGAACAAAATTTGTCGACTTCAGCTATGAAAACATTACAGTCCTAGTCTCCTAGACCCTGAACAATGGAACAGGTTCATATACTTTTTTTCATCTATTTTATTCCTGCTATCTTGTCTTTGCAGAAGTGTATAGGTAAGCAGAAATGTTCGTTGACCATATCTGATGCAAATTTTGGGATGGATCCATGCCCAAGCATACTGAAAAAATTATCTGTTGAAGCTGTTTGTGCCCCCTGAAACTACTAGAATGGGCACTCCCAATTAAAGGGTTTTGAGGAACCAGTTGAGGAAATCTGATTCCATTGAAGAATCGGATCAGTAATGGAGCGGTTAGTTAACAGCACGTTAGAAATTTTGAATATAATTCTCTGTAAGGAAATACGAGTATTCCATCTTATGACACAAGCAAGCATAGAAAGATGATGCTTTGCGTGTACACGAAAAGAGCACTAAAACTGCTTTGTCTACTAACTAGGATAACATTAGTATTCTAACTGCTCTAACTAGGATACTTCCTAATTCTATAGCACAGTTTCAGCAGAGTATGTTAACGTTTTACAAAATGGTCTTTTGAAAACTGTTTTGCAGAATGAAAACGAGAAATGCATTTTCAAGATCTGAAACGTTGCTGATAACTAGGTACCACAAAATTGTTAGTGTACTCTTCTATAATCATCACTCAGCTAACCTGAGTATCGAAAGACCGTTGGCGGGTAGACATTTGCTTCTCACATGGTTAGCCTCGAACAACTTTCTGTTCGAGGCTAACCATCTAATTAAGATGTATCTGACTATCAATAATCCACTGAATCGGTTGGCTCTCGGAATCTCACTAGTCTAAGCACTGTAGTAACATTGTATAAATCCATGAGCTTTGCCTAAGTGGTGATGGAGGGTTGGAAATCGTGATATTAGACTAGGTTGGATTTGATCTTCTCCAATATACCTTGTGTCCAAAGAATGAATACCAACGACTTTATCCACCAACCAACCTGTCTTACACCGTGGGTTTTGCAACCAATACTCTTGAAATAACAGGGCCTCCTTCTCAAGTATACTAGCTTGACTACAACTGCTGCCTGCAGAAGTGGATCAATCTCCAGCAGACTCCAAGTCGACATCGAGATCAATCAACAAAATATTGTTTAGTCGGTGAAATCTGAACCTGATAGCTGTTTGCTACTGAGTGCTGGAAAGAGAACACTACTGTCGAACGTCTCATTCGTTATCTTGTAAGTTATATATGGTTTTAATCAGTACTGTATAATTGAGCTATATATGGATGTATCATGTATGTTTGTCTTTCTTACCTGATTTGAGATATTCCTGTTCCATTCATGTCTGTTCAACAACATTATGTTAGATTTAAAATCAACCTCATAGTTTTTTAAGAAGGGTTGAACGCAATATCTCAAGTGAACGACTCCCAAATTTAAGAAAATATATAGATTAGAGTACTGGTTCTTCCATTGTTTGTGTCCATATAACTTGAGACTACTAGCTAGATGTCTTTGAGTTTCTATGTGAAGTCGAAATAAACAATGAAAGCATGCAAATGTGCTAGCTAGATCCTGGATGGTACTCGGATTAGCTTATTGCATTGATTTTCTATTTCTGTTAATCATGGTCTTTATGTTTCACCTACATTACATACATGTATCAGATTGACAATGCCCAGTGAAGTGTAGATTTAATGGATGAAAGGGGTAGGGCATTCTTCAACAACGGAAGGATCTTGTTAGAGGATCTCATTGCTTCTTGTGACGGAAAATCTAATCCTATTCGCAATTACTCTGCTTCTGAGCTCATTAAGGCCACCAACAATTTTGATCCTTCATGCATCATTCAAAATTGTACGCCTACTGGAGCAAGTCAGTTTCGTCATTCTATACATGTTTACCATGGTTACAAAATGTTCAAGGGCTTTATAGAAGATCGATACATCATTGTTAAGAAGTTCATGGGGACTAATGATGAAACTAGGTCGCTTGCTATTCGTGACATTGTCGTTTCAATGCAAATGAGCAACAATAAGAATGTTTTGAAGCTCTTGGGCTGCTGCTTAGAGTTCCCTATACCTGCTTTGGTGCATGAGTATGCAAGGAATGGAGTTGTTAGTTACCAAGGAGGTTTTGGGGCCAATGAGTCCTTGCCTTGGAGAGTTAGGTTGCGTATTGCAAAGCAGCTTGCAAATGCACTTACATATCTTCACACTGCCTTTCCAAGGCCTATCATTCATAGGGACCTGAAACCTAACTGCATTTTTTTGGATGAGGACTATGTCTCCAAACTCTGCAATTTCTCACTGTCCATAACCATTCCTCCTAAGCAATCATATGCTGAAGATAACCCAAAAGGGACATTTGGGTATGTTGATCCTACCTATATGAGGTCTGGTTACATTTCGGAAGAAGGTGATGTTTACAGCTTCGGTGTTCTATTACTTGTGTTCTTGACAGGACAAGAAGCTTTGATGAGGTATGAAGAGGGAGGAGAGTATGAGTCAATTATTCCCTATGTGAAATCTCATGCTTGTGATGGCCAGATTGAAACAATAGTGGATCCTAAAGTTCTTAAGGAGGCCAAGGGAGATAGATACACACAACAACACTTGCATGATTTCCTTGCACTAGGATTGTTATGCACCGATGACAGTAGTGAAGCAAGGCCTGATATGATCGATGTTGCGAAAGAACTCATAAGACTTGAGAAGTGTACATTACCCTGCTAGTTTCATCCATTTTCTTTTTACCATTCATACCAGTAGTGAGGGCTGATCTAGTTTCTTGTGGTTGAGAGTACTTACCCCAACACACCTTATTTTTTTGGACGAAAACAGACCTTAGAAGACTGATCAATCTCATGTCACTGTCATCAGTCCTTAATCCTAATAGAACTTGTCACTGCTTTCGATCCATCCAGTTGATCATAGTGAATGAACTACGTGTATGATTTTTTATTTTATTTTTGAAAGAATGAATTTACTTCATTGATTAAAGATCATTACATTCAAGGAATTGATAATATATGTGGATATTTCCTTTATGAAACATAATTTTGTGCTAAACTAACTTCATATATCTCAATCGAGAGCCCCAAATTCCAAATTCTAGTTCGGTACCCACCTACGTACATGTAATGATTGTCTTATGTTGGATGGTTGGTCTTTTGGGTTTGTTTGGTGACGAATTAATGACTATGTAATGTAGATGTAAGGGCTCATTGACGGCAGTATACTTACCTCAAGATGATGAGGGTAAATTCAGACCGTAAGTCTGAAATATACATGAGACGACTGACAGAATTTTAAAGACGATGACATGCACCACCAAACTAACAATTAGATAGGTGGCAGAGCAATACTTCAACAACGTACTGTACTGAAAACAAAACATTCAACTACAACCACAGGCAACATCAATGGAAATTAAAGAAGAAAGGGCGAGACATTTTTGTATGTACACAACTTAACGCAGCTTTCGTTATACCACACTCGGTAACCACCTACATGTATATTACTACTTCAACGTCCCCACTGTCCACACTTATCCTTATTTCTAGTTTTCTACTATATAAGTTTCGAGTGGTCGATCGATCCACTGTGCCAGAGGAAAGAAAAGATCGAAGAGATCAAAAATGGATGATGATTATGAAATCAAAAACTTCATCAAGGTGTGGATCATAGCCATTGCATCTCAATGTTATTGTTATTATGTAGCAGCAAGAATCCCAACAAAGAGCATGATGAGGCTCATCTCTCTCCTCCCCATCTTCTACCTCCTAGTAATGCTCCCCTTGAACCTCCACTCCATCCATCTCGGTGCCCCCTCCAGCCTTCTTTCTTGGTTCTCTTGCCATCTTTAAGCTCCTCCTCTTCTCCTTTGACTCCGGTCCGTTGTCACCACCCCCGGCAAGACTTTTCCACTTCATTTCCATAGCTCTTCTCCCCATCAACATTAAGCAACTCCCCAAAAAGCCTTGCAATGGTTACACTATTACAAAGGTGGTGCGAAACAAATATGTTTTGTGGGCAATGAAGGCCTTGCTTTTGGGTGTAGTAGTTCATGTTCGCAAGGATTATAGACATGATCTACATCCCTATGTACTCACAGCCTTGTCCCTTTCCCACCTCTACCTTGGTCTAGAAATAGGCTTTGCTCTCAGTGTAGCCTTGCCTCAAGCCATGCTCGGGTTCGAACTCGAGCCACACTTCAACGAGCCTTACTTCTCCACATCTTTTCAGGACTTTTGGGGTCGTAGATGGAATCTCGTCGTCTCAAACACACTGCGTCCCCTCGTATACCATCCCGTAAGGCGTATATCTACAGGCAAGGGTGGAACCACTTCGAGGCCAACCGTTGCGGCAAAACCTGCGGGGGCTCCAGTTCTGCCGGTCATCTCTGCTTTCACTGTCTCTGGTTTAATGCACGAGCTCTTCTTTTACTATGTCACTCGTGTGCATCCCACAGGGGAAATGACGTGCTTCTTTGTCCTGCAAGGTGTGTGCTTGGCATTTGAACTGCAGGTGAAGAAGGCGCTGGCTCGTAATGTACGGCTTCATCCGCTAGTTTCAGGGCTGCTGACATTGGTGTTTTTGGTTGTCACTACCGATTGGCTTTTCTTCCCTCATATAATAAGAACCGGTGCGGATACAAAGAGTTTAGAAGAGTGTGCAAGTATGGTGGATTTTGTGAAGGCTAGCTATCGTTTCCTATTGTATTAATTATGTGCAGAAGAGTTAGCAGCTAATACACTTACTGAGGTATCACTTGAAAACTTGCAGTTCTTAACTATTTGGTAGCTAAAATTTTAAACCGAAAGCTTTGGTTTCGAAGTTAGTAATACCTATGACCGACCCGAACCGACCTAAATGACAGCCCTATTATGGACTATAAGTAAATCAAAACTTCTTTAGCTCCCCTCTTAATGATGTTATTCCCCTCTTGGAAGCTGATTCTTCCGGCTCTTACAAGTCTAGATTAGTTGTGTTTTAGGTTTCTTGTTCTTGCCTTCGGGCCCCATGTCATAAAAAAAAAAAAGTAAATCAAAACTTCAACCACTGTAGCCTATGCATGGGATGATGGGAGACTGCATTCATGTACGTACAAGTTTCCGGTGCAGATCTGGAAAATTACTTAATGGATCGATGAGAGAAATAGTAGCTGAATCAGAAACCTAAGATATGTCTTAGTTGATCGATCGAGTAGCTTTATTTGTTTGAGAGTTGGTTAATAAGGAACAAATAAAGCTTTGTTTGGTTAATCGATCAAAAGACCCTATGACATCTACATGACTACATCCATTGTGACTTGAATCATAAAGGTTTAGTAGCTTCTAAAAGTATCACTGGGGTCTTTACTGCTAGAAATCATGAATTTATTGAACATAAATGCTGAAAACAGTAAAGGAGAAGAAAAAAGCTATAGAGGCTATCTTAATTGATGGAGAATGAGGTTACAACAATTACATATAGGGCTACAAATATAGAATGACGTAAATGCCCTTACGACTCAATTGTTATAAA
The window above is part of the Fragaria vesca subsp. vesca linkage group LG2, FraVesHawaii_1.0, whole genome shotgun sequence genome. Proteins encoded here:
- the LOC101293950 gene encoding inactive serine/threonine-protein kinase At1g67470-like is translated as MDERGRAFFNNGRILLEDLIASCDGKSNPIRNYSASELIKATNNFDPSCIIQNCTPTGASQFRHSIHVYHGYKMFKGFIEDRYIIVKKFMGTNDETRSLAIRDIVVSMQMSNNKNVLKLLGCCLEFPIPALVHEYARNGVVSYQGGFGANESLPWRVRLRIAKQLANALTYLHTAFPRPIIHRDLKPNCIFLDEDYVSKLCNFSLSITIPPKQSYAEDNPKGTFGYVDPTYMRSGYISEEGDVYSFGVLLLVFLTGQEALMRYEEGGEYESIIPYVKSHACDGQIETIVDPKVLKEAKGDRYTQQHLHDFLALGLLCTDDSSEARPDMIDVAKELIRLEKCTLPC